A single window of Prochlorothrix hollandica PCC 9006 = CALU 1027 DNA harbors:
- a CDS encoding peroxiredoxin, whose translation MILAVGTVAPAFTAKDDAGQSIALSDFADKTVVLYFYPKDDTPGCTKEAQGFRDKYTEYQGKDIVVLGVSTDDETSHKAFKEKYGLPFSLVADPDHSITKAYGVDGGGYAKRVTYVINGAGIIDQVFETVQAATHADDILAALSA comes from the coding sequence ATGATCTTAGCAGTTGGAACCGTGGCCCCTGCCTTTACGGCCAAGGATGACGCAGGTCAGAGCATCGCCCTGTCTGACTTTGCAGACAAAACCGTTGTGCTCTATTTCTATCCCAAGGACGACACCCCCGGTTGCACCAAGGAAGCCCAGGGATTTCGGGATAAGTACACGGAATACCAAGGCAAGGACATTGTGGTGTTGGGAGTCAGCACCGATGACGAAACGTCCCATAAAGCCTTTAAGGAAAAGTACGGCTTGCCCTTTAGTCTCGTGGCGGATCCGGACCACAGCATCACGAAAGCCTATGGGGTTGACGGCGGAGGTTATGCCAAGCGGGTGACCTATGTGATTAATGGGGCAGGAATCATTGATCAGGTCTTTGAAACGGTGCAAGCCGCCACCCACGCCGATGATATTTTGGCGG